One region of Drosophila subobscura isolate 14011-0131.10 chromosome J, UCBerk_Dsub_1.0, whole genome shotgun sequence genomic DNA includes:
- the LOC117893799 gene encoding uncharacterized protein LOC117893799, which yields MKLFIGALSLCLVAFAAAQSAEPAGLEPSAEYLPPVGDAEAAQLSEDGYRYKTVRRLKLRHRREVPNQEYLPPVDNAPSQEYLPPVDAAAIGDTKVADDGYRYKTVRKLKFRARHRRDVSEIAEPSSEYLPPVEVSLAPELKTVLGDDGYRYKTVRRLKLRRHRRETAVAAEEASAESAPNGEYLPPAEVEAEPKAAAEEGTELAKDGYRYKTVRRIRYRRH from the exons ATG AAACTCTTCATTGgtgccctgtccctgtgcctggTGGCCTTCGCTGCTGCCCAGTCGGCTGAGCCAGCGGGTCTGGAGCCTTCGGCGGAGTATCTGCCGCCTGTTGGCGATGCCGAGGCCGCTCAGCTCTCCGAGGATGGCTACCGCTACAAGACCGTGCGACGCCTGAAGCTGCGCCACCGCCGCGAGGTGCCCAACCAGGAGTATCTGCCCCCCGTGGACAATGCACCCAGCCAGGAGTACCTGCCGCCAGTTGACGCTGCTGCCATCGGGGACACCAAAGTGGCCGACGATGGCTACCGCTACAAGACCGTCCGCAAGCTCAAGTTCCGTGCCCGTCACCGTCGTGATGTCTCCGAGATCGCCGAGCCCAGCAGCGAGTACCTGCCCCCGGTTGAGGTGTCGCTTGCCCCCGAGCTGAAGACTGTCCTGGGCGATGATGGCTACCGCTACAAGACCGTGCGTCGCCTCAAGCTCCGTCGTCATCGCCGTGAGACGGCCGTCGCTGCCGAGGAGGCCTCCGCCGAGAGTGCCCCAAATGGCGAGTATCTGCCCCCCGCAGAGGTTGAGGCTGAGCCCAAGGCTGCCGCTGAGGAGGGCACCGAGCTGGCCAAGGATGGTTACCGCTACAAGACCGTGCGTCGCATCCGTTACCGCCGCCACTAA
- the LOC117894858 gene encoding kinesin-related protein 12, which produces MAFSRHNIEKRRLIELVRLNPILWDCRLPHYKRSDKKKAIKWNELGRMFNVTGERVQRTFTSLREIFRRELNHEKMLGTTRFKSKWEYYDAMAFLKEVIRERKSRERVKPGPTEPAPRTNNNNSSNSNNNNNNNSSSVAMDEYQYFAPSDPNNPNNQPPAQPQPKTNPSPSLLPSLSQLPAALLPQAQHLQALQLQPDVTLTSLSAIPKQPVPAAPPSPAQVLSSSRSCSSSPSIYIKDEPGSPEEADAEGSATKLATIRPQTKQQLKARLQLPPAAPKSASIYATSPPRLIINANNELIDADAGDLDEDLDDYDEDDDDTGRYSPVLDVDMLGPDGRFSPGGTSSYTRVGGGGGGGGGRSHSPSRHVPSPRELLYMKFGDFLAARLNTLNETVANELMNKILLLIAEK; this is translated from the exons ATGGCCTTCTCGCGTCACAACATCGAAAAGCGCCGACTCATCGAGCTAGTGCGCCTCAATCCCATCCTCTGGGACTGTCGCCTGCCCCACTACAAGCGTTCGGACAAGAAGAAGGCCATCAAGTGGAACGAGCTGGGGCGCATGTTCAATGTCACAGGGGAGCGGGTGCAGCGCACCTTCACCTCACTGCGGGAGATCTTTCGCAGGGAGTTGAACCACGAGAAGATGCTGGGCACAACGCGCTTCAAGTCCAAGTGGGAGTACTACGATGCCATGGCATTTCTCAAGGAGGTGATACGTGAGAGGAA ATCGCGGGAACGCGTTAAGCCGGGTCCCACGGAACCAGCACCcagaaccaacaacaacaacagctccaacagcaacaacaacaataacaacaacagcagcagcgtggccatGGATGAGTATCAATATTTTGCACCCAGCGATCCCAACAATCCCAACAATCAGCCGCCggcgcagccacagccaaagacaAATCCTTCACCCAGCCTCCTGCCCAGCCTCAGCCAACTGCCCGCCGCCTTGCTGCCACAGGCGCAGCACTTGCAGGCGCTGCAACTACAGCCAGATGTGACGCTGACCTCGCTGAGTGCAATACCCAAGCAGCCCGTGCCCGCTGCGCCTCCCTCGCCCGCCCAGGTGCTGTCCAGCTCACgttcctgcagctcctcgcccTCCATCTACATCAAGGATGAGCCGGGGTCGCCCGAGGAGGCAGACGCAGAGGGCAGCGCCACGAAGCTGGCCACCATTCGCCCGCAgaccaagcagcagctgaaggcgcgtctgcagctgccgccggcAGCACCCAAGAGCGCCTCCATCTACGCCACCTCCCCGCCACGCCTCATCATCAATGCCAACAACGAGCTGatcgatgccgatgccggAGACCTCGACGAGGATCTGGATGACTACGAcgaggatgacgacgacaCGGGCCGCTACTCGCCCGTGCTGGATGTGGACATGCTGGGGCCCGACGGCCGCTTCTCGCCCGGCGGCACCAGCAGCTACACGCGCgtgggcggtggcggcggtggaggcggcggtCGCTCGCATTCGCCGTCGCGGCATGTGCCCAGCCCCCGGGAGCTGCTGTACATGAAATTCGGCGACTTTCTGGCCGCACGACTGAACACCCTGAACGAGACTGTGGCCAATGAGCTGATGAACAAGATCCTGCTGCTCATAGCAGAGAAgtga